From the genome of Alkalibaculum bacchi:
AGATATTTACGATTGTAGTATTGGGCATAACAAAGGTTTATGCCGTGCATGAATTTTGAAATGTCGCAGCTCTTTGGATCGAGTTGAATATGAACGTGAGTGTCCATGAGACAGTAGGCTAAAACTTTACATTCAAATTTTTTACAGTAAAGTGCCATTAGTTGTAGGTATTTAATTTTATCGTTGTCGTTCTTAAAGAGTTTGATTTCACTAATGCTTCTGCACATAACATGATGAGGGAGTTCCGGGTCTTTTCGTCGTGCTGTTCTTGGCATGAAATTCACTCTTTCTTTATCGTTAGATACGAATACTCGTTTGATTATATTTTTTCATAAAGTATAGAAATGTGCAAGAATTATCATAAGAATATTGTAAAATATTTCACTATAAATGATATGATAAAAGAAAAACCGACAATATCTCTGGAGTGTTGTATTACTGCTAGTGGCAAATATCTTTCAGAGAACTTTGAGGAGGTATGAGTTTTGAAAGTTAAGCGAAATGCATTTAGAGTTGTAATAGTACTGATGTGCTTTGTGATTGGCGTAGGGTTATTGAGTAGTTGTGGAAAAGCAAAGGAAAGAGAAACTCAACAAGCGAACAGTGAAATCATGGTTGAGGAAACGCCTGATGTAGATGTAGCGGAAAATAAATCTCAACCAGAAGAAGCTAAGAAACCAGTAGACAAAATCATAAGGAGAGAAGAAATCTTAAAGAACGAAGAAGTTACTGTAAGCGAAGAAATTCAACTTTTTGAGGAGACTTCAAAGAAGCTAGCCTTTTCTAGTGGTGCTGGTGCATGGGCAACTTTAATCACACTAAATTCTGATGGTTCTTTTGAAGGTATATACCATGATTCAGAGATGGGTAGCAGTGGTGAGGGGTATCCATATGGTTCAGTCTATATTTGTGCCTTTAGTGGACAATTTGATGATATAAAGCAGGTAAACGACTATACCTATTCTATGACTCTTGGTGAAATAACTACCGAAAATAATGAGGGAGAGGAATGGATTAAAGACCAGATACGTTATATAGCCTCAGTCCCACATGGAATGGAAGATGGGGAAGAATTCCTTCTCTATACTCCAGAAACTCCTATCAAGGAACTTTCAGAAGATTTTTTGAGCTGGTGGCCAAAAAGATACTTATCCAAGGAAGAAGTAGCGGAAACACTTTCATGCTATGGTCTTTATAATAAAGAAATGGGGTACGGATTTTTTACTAACGAATAAAATATGAAGCTTTTTAAATTAAAAAAGTAAACCAAAATCACTTGCGAAAAAACAAATTCTACTTACTTAAACATTCTAATGTTTATTTCACTCCCTGAAAATATAAGCACTACCTTTGAAAACTTGAGTTTTTAACACTTTATGGATATACTATTTTTATCAGATAATACTACACTTACAGAATTTGATAGAAAAATAAGTTGGCAAATAGATTTTATTAGGAGGAAAACATTGAAGTTTATTTCATGGAATATTGATTCATTAAATGCAGCATTAACAAGTGATTCAGCACGTGCTTTATTATCTCGAGATGTATTAGAGACGATTATACAACATAATCCAGAAATTATTGCCTTACAGGAAACAAAGTTATCAAGTAATGGTCCTACGAAAAAGCATTTAGAAATTTTGAAGGATAAGTTTCCAGATTACGAAATTGTTTGGAATAGTTCAGTAGAACCAGCTCGCAAGGGTTACGCAGGTACCATGTTTTTATATAAGAACCATTTAAAACCATCCGTTATATTTCCAGTAATTGATGCGCCAGGCACCATGGATGCTGAGGGTCGAATCATTACATTAGAGTTTGAACATTTCTACCTAACACAAGTTTATACGCCCAATGCGGGGGATGGTCTGAATCGTTTAGAAGAGCGTCAGATTTGGGATATAAAATATGCAAATTATCTAGTAAATCTTGATAAAGAGAAGTATCTTATAGCAACAGGTGATTTCAACGTAGCACATAAAGAAATCGATTTGGCTCATCCTAATAATAATCGTAACTCAGCTGGCTTTACTGATGAGGAACGCCAAGGCTTTACAAATCTTTTAGAAAAAGGTTTTACAGATACCTTTCGCTATGTTCACGGAGATGTAACAGATGTTTATACTTGGTGGGCTCAGCGTGCTAAAACAAGTAAAATTAATAATTCTGGTTGGAGAATTGATTATTGGTTGGTGAGCAATCGCATTACAGATAAAGTAATTAAATCTGAAATGATTGATTCAGGTCCAAGACAAGATCATACACCAATATTACTTGAAATTAATTTCTAGTTTGACATAAACAATATACCATATATCTAATGGATTAAAAATTAGGGGGTAGGGGGTAACTAGGGGACATATCTGTACTTTTAGCAGTTTAGAGACGAAGTATTACATGTAGTTTCTTATAATGAAGATTTTTGGGCAAAAAAATAATGCCTAACTGGTTTTGATAAGCATTATATAAGGAATTCTTAGAAATTGTTACATAGCTCTAAGACCATCTTATATTGGTCTCAAATTATATTTGTTATTATTGATAAGCGGTTAAGCTACTTTAATTTTCTCAAGTAGGTCTGGCAGCAGGCTTTGATACTTTGGATTACTTTGGATCAGCTCAAAACCTTTTCGATTGAGTTTAGCTACTTGAGATAGGGTAAGATTCCTGATTTCCTTACAGATCTCTTTATAACTATAATCACAGAGGCATCTCATTAAAAATATTGATACTGCTTTAAAATTTGTGATGCTATGACTGTACTTAATCTTTATAAACTCTGGATTATTTATGTTGAAGGTTTTTGCTACTATTTCTATGACTTGATTTGGTTTTAGTTCTCGGTAGTAGATGTATCGTTCGCTACGGTATTCGTAGGGTTCGGTGGAGACAAATTTTTCTATGATGTCGAAGAGTTTCTCCTTTTGGATGACCTTGTTGCAGGAGGTTACAAACTCTGCATATACTTTCTGAGCTAATTTAGGGCTCTTGCCAAACTGAGACAAGATGAAGTCTGCGTCTATTAAGCCAAAATCATCAGGATGTTTATCTAGGTAGATGCCGTAGGATGAGAAGTAATATTCATCGACACAGTCGTAATAGTTGGGTAAATCTTTTGGATTGTTGTGTATGTATGCGGAGACCGTTAGATTGTATTCGTCTACGTCGATTACCTTATTAAGAAATCTGTTTTGAAAGACATGACCGTGACGACGGTACTTCCTATTGTAATACTGAGCATAACAAAGGTTTAAGCCATGCATGAACTTGGAGATGTCACAGCCCTTGGGATCGAGTTGAATGTGGACATGGGTGTCCATTAGGCAATAGGCTAAAACTTTGCACTCGAATTTTTGGCAGTAGAGTGCTATTAGTTGGAGGTATTTGATTTTATCGTTGTCGTTTCTGAAGAGTCTGATTTCACTGATGCTTCTGCACATGACGTGGTGTGGGAGTTCTGGGTCTTTACGTCTTGCGATTCTTGGCATGGGGTTCACCTTCTTTTTTTATCATTGAATATGAACATTTGTTTGGGTTTATTATGACATAGATTTACAAATCATGCAATTGATTTTGGATAAATATTGTAACTTAATTAATTATATAAGATAATAGATTAAAAGCAGGAAAAGTTGAGAAATGTCCCCTAGGAGACCCAAAAGATAAATGTGATAATAAGGGATTTAATTAAACAAGGAAAGTGGATTAGAACCTGTTACAAGTCATCCTTTTATGATAAACCAGAATATCTGGATACTCCTAAATTTGATGTTATATTCTGTTGGGATCATGATAGCTTGAAAACTCAAAAAGAAGTAATTGAAGTAAAAAATATAATTGCGTTACATAATTCTTGGAAGAAATAACAGATGAACGACTATGGGGTGGGCTAGCTCATGGGCAGCTGTGAGATTTTATGCGTTATAGGTGGCAGTACGATAAACAAATGCCTAATGCTAGAAATATTGAAACTAGATATTTCTATGGTTATGGTGTTAGAGCCAGTAATTATCGTAATACATGGCTGACCCACCAGGGACGTGTAATAATATGTAAAATTATTTTGGAATATTGTAATATGCTAGTAAAAATATGATAAGATGAAAATAATTAAAAGTTGAGAACTATCCCAAAGAACATACGTGCATATGATCATTTAAAACCGATATTTTAATAAGATGAAATGGTTAACATTTATTATGTCATTTACATAAACTGCAAATCGATATGAAAGAAGGATTAAATAATGGTGGTAAATTTATAGATCCGTTAATCGTTTTAAGTGGAATTGTTTTGTTAATCGGAATCGTAATAGGCTTGGTAAGGAAAAATAAAAAGCTACTTATAATCTCAATAATCGTATTTGCAATTGTTGTTTTAATATTCGTTTTGGAAGGTCTTCTAATTGAATAATCACGAGGGATGAGAATGGAAGGAAAAACCAAGAAAACTATCAATATAATCATATCTAAGGAGGAGGCTAATGTTTAAAAAAAGATGCAATATTTGCAATAAGAAGACATCGAGAGATTCAAGGCGGAAATATATAGATGATCGTGGCAAAAAAATTATAGTTTGTTTGCAATGTGCGGAATATGCAGAAAGACGGGCTTATAGGAAAGCGTAGCCACAAAACCAATAGGGAACATATTTCAGGAATTTAATGTGACCCACGAGGGACGTGGAAAATTGAGTCAAAATTGAGTCATTAAAAATATACTATATGAGGATGAATACTCTCATGAATCTCTAAAATACCAAAAGAATAATTTTTGTTTCGCCTTTTGTCTGTTGGCGAGCCTGGGTTAAATAGTAAAATGTCCTTATAGAGCTGTGATAATGGCATATGGCTGTGCCCGAAAATAATGCAGTTTACTTCGTCCTCTTGAAAACATTTTATTACACGGTCTATGGTTTT
Proteins encoded in this window:
- a CDS encoding transposase, which gives rise to MPRTARRKDPELPHHVMCRSISEIKLFKNDNDKIKYLQLMALYCKKFECKVLAYCLMDTHVHIQLDPKSCDISKFMHGINLCYAQYYNRKYLRHGHVFQNRFHNLAKIVGEFI
- a CDS encoding exodeoxyribonuclease III, giving the protein MDILFLSDNTTLTEFDRKISWQIDFIRRKTLKFISWNIDSLNAALTSDSARALLSRDVLETIIQHNPEIIALQETKLSSNGPTKKHLEILKDKFPDYEIVWNSSVEPARKGYAGTMFLYKNHLKPSVIFPVIDAPGTMDAEGRIITLEFEHFYLTQVYTPNAGDGLNRLEERQIWDIKYANYLVNLDKEKYLIATGDFNVAHKEIDLAHPNNNRNSAGFTDEERQGFTNLLEKGFTDTFRYVHGDVTDVYTWWAQRAKTSKINNSGWRIDYWLVSNRITDKVIKSEMIDSGPRQDHTPILLEINF
- a CDS encoding transposase; translated protein: MPRIARRKDPELPHHVMCRSISEIRLFRNDNDKIKYLQLIALYCQKFECKVLAYCLMDTHVHIQLDPKGCDISKFMHGLNLCYAQYYNRKYRRHGHVFQNRFLNKVIDVDEYNLTVSAYIHNNPKDLPNYYDCVDEYYFSSYGIYLDKHPDDFGLIDADFILSQFGKSPKLAQKVYAEFVTSCNKVIQKEKLFDIIEKFVSTEPYEYRSERYIYYRELKPNQVIEIVAKTFNINNPEFIKIKYSHSITNFKAVSIFLMRCLCDYSYKEICKEIRNLTLSQVAKLNRKGFELIQSNPKYQSLLPDLLEKIKVA
- a CDS encoding metallophosphoesterase family protein produces the protein KTIDRVIKCFQEDEVNCIIFGHSHMPLSQLYKDILLFNPGSPTDKRRNKNYSFGILEIHESIHPHIVYF